The genomic window CGTAATATAATAGCCTCCGCCAAGTCCATACTGACCCCCATGTAGATTGTCATAACGATAGACTCGATATTGCTCGCCAGGCTTTAATATGCGAGTAAAAACCAGTTTGTTTCCATCTCTTTTCCAAAGGTTAATCGGCTTGAGTACCTTAATTTTACCCACTTGCCCTTTCACCATTAGCAGGCCGTCCCAATATACCTTAGGCTCACTTGCCTGAGCCGGAGATTGAAGTCCAAAAATCAATGCTGCCACAACTGCTAAGTTAATAATCCACTTTTTCCCCATTTTCCCTCTCCTTCATTATACTATTCTATTATTATATGACATTTTCCCAAAAAATTGGACAAATATCCACATAAAACGACTATTGGACTATGATATTGTTGGATTTTGTTAATTTTGGGGTAAGAACCTACATAAGGCTTTGTTAATGAATATTGGTTGGCGATCAGAGCGCCTTATGCATACCTGCTCTCTACGTTATTCGTCCCGAATAAAACCCGTTCGCATGCATGCATAAGGCTGATAATCCACAATAATCACTATTATGTAAAATAAAAACCCCTCGAATAATCGAGGGGAACTTGCTATTTAATATTTTCAATAAATTGATAGGTTTTTGGTGCAAGGGTCTGCAGTTTTTTTCTTGTATCTTTGTCACGGTAATACATGGCAAAGCATTCCGCGAAATACTCCTCTGGATAAAGGTTAAAATATTCTTCATTTGGGAATAGCTTTTTCTTTTCTAAATTCCAGATAGCGCTAAATCCAGAGGAAGTTGATAAATGGTTTTTTAGTATATTATCTATGGTGTGGGCTAGCTCGTGTAATTCAAGATTAATCGAGCCATGTCCGTTCCCTTTTTCACTATATCCAATTCGAACAACGACCGTTTTATTTCCGCCAATGCCAGGGACATCATCCCATGTTTTATTGAGATTCTCCCAACCTCGTGGAATAACTCCTTTTAAGTATGCATATTCTTTTGTTTCTGTTATGGGCCCGTTCACTAGCAGCATGCGAATATTCTGCTGTATTAGTTGAACCAAAACAGACTCAGGCAGAGATTGTAAACGTCCTTTTATTTGGTTAACAGAAGTTGAATCATAAGAATCCTGCGGTAAAACAATTAGCGTTTCTACTAAACATTCTTGATTGCATTCTAGTAATTTTCTTTTTGACAAAGAGGGAGTTTCATAGATCACATGATCAGACACTTTAGTAATATAGTAATCTCCGCCTACTCCATACTGACCGCCATAGAGGTCATCCATTCGATAAACCCGGTAGACTTCTCCTTGCTGAAGGATTCTTTCAAATTGCAAGCCATTCTCTGTTCTTTTCCATAAATTAATGGGCTTCACAACAGTAACACGGCCAATTTGCCCTTTTTTAAGCTCCACTCCATCCCAGTATACGGTTGCAGCCTGTGACTTCTCAGGGCTCAATGAAATAAATAGAATAATAGCGGCAAAAATAAATAAAAGCCTTCTCACAAACATCCCCCCTATTAGTCTTATTTTAACGCAAATGAAGGAGCGGTCATAGCCCTTTTGGGTTTGTTAGCTAAATGATGTAAATTCTTTGTCAATTGTGTTGGTATGGCAGCGAAATCATACAGTTGATTGACCATTTCTAGCGATTTACCGATAAAATCATGCATTTTATCAGCCAGTAATACAGCTTTGTAAATTTGTCAGCCAAATCTAGTGGTTTGTCAGCCAGATTTAGTAGTTTATCAGCCAATTCTAGTGGTTTGTCAGCCAATTATGCCAGTTTGTCAGCCAATTCAAACTTTGGTGGCCCATTACCACCAGTTTGTCAGCCAATTCACGTTTTGACGACCTTCTCCATCAACTCATTACCAACTCACATCAATTCAACCACCCAACACTTTTACCAAAAATAAAGCCAGCCCACTATCCAAAATGAGCTGGCCCTGATTCTTATTTATACACATTCAAAGTATATGGAGTTAATGTAGCATTGCCGTTCACGTCACGAACCTTAATATGATACGTGCCTTTTGTTAAGTTAAAGTTAAGAACTTCGTTATCCCCTTCTGGGTAGTAATCGACAGTGGCAACGAGCTTGCCATTTTTATATAGAGAGATGACGCCATCAATCTCTATGCCGGATTGAAGCTCGATTTTACCTTTAGCCGCTTTATCTAGCTTTAATACATACCAGTCTTCATCTCCGTAAGGGATGCCTGCATTTAAATGGCCAACCGCTTGCAGATGCTTGGCGGAAACGGCTTTGAGGGCAATTGGCTTAGATGGGATGTTGTTTTTAACAACGGAGCCTTTGTCCTCGTCATTTTTGTTTACAGGATTGATCGATAACACATACGGGAGAAGCGAGAAGCTATTTGGCCATTCAAAATAGGCAGATACTGAGAAAATATAATTTTTGCCTTTTTCTGTTTTAAATGAGCCAAAGGTTTTTCCGGACATGGCTCCTTTTTCTAAGTACTGGGCCGTTCTCATTTCTTCATCATCCAGCTTACGGTTCTTGTTCGTATCCTCGTAAACGACAAACATTCCATAGAAAGGACTGAGCAGTTCTTTCGGATATTGGGCTTTAAACTGATCGCTAACTTGCTTTCTTTCCAATGTCATGCCATAAATTTCATCATTCTTGCTTTCAAAATAGAAGTTATCCTGGTCGTATGGCATAGAGAAGTTACCTTCAATTACATTCGCTGGGAGATTCTTAACCTCTTCCATTTTGTCATTATCCTCATATTTATCTTGAGGATTTTTCACAGTCAGCTTTGAAGTAAACTTATATGGATCAAAAGAAATAGCCCCATTATAATAGTTTGTATTTACTTTTATATAGTAGGTTTCATTCTTTTTGAATCCTGCGAACAAACGGTTTTCTAGGCTGCCTGTTAACCAGAAAGAATATTCGTTTGAAGCAATCTGTTCCATATAGGAGAACTCTTTTCCATCACGATCTTTCTCTGTTCTTACTTGATAGATTCCAAACATCGGAACAGTTGCATTGTTCTTTTCCAAAGTGAATTCGTATATGCCATTCTCCTCTGATGTGACACTGAACCAGTCCTCATCCTCCAATGTTTGCAAATAACCTGTCGCTTCATCGTTGATATTATAAGGCTGCGCGCCATCCTTAATCATTTGAACATAATCAAATTCTTCTGCTGGCCGTTCTATTAATAGAAGTTCTCTCTGTTTCTCAATCGAGCTGTCTTCATCCATGATATGCATCATTGGCAGTGAATCTTCGTCTGGCGGAAGAACCTTACCTTGTACCTTCAGCTCGTATGGAATGGCTGATGATTCAGGGGTTTGCTTTTCATCAATCATCCCCCAGTTAATGAAAAAGTCGAAAATCCCAAAGTAGTTGCTCACTTTATTTGAGACTTTAATGGAATAATCCATTCCTGGCTGTGCCAAAAACGATAAGGATTCGCCTTCGCTCTTCCCCTTACTATTGGCATAGAAGTTTGGTTCACGCTCGTCTTCCTTTAAAGCAGGAAGCTCAAATTCACCTTCCATTCCTCCTTCTTCAGGCGAAGGCATCTTGAAAATCTCGTAAACACTTAAACTTGTATCAACTCCCGGTATTCCTGACAGGTCAATTTTAATAACCTGCTCTTCCTCAACAGTAAAAGTAAAGTAATCATTGTCTCCTTCTTCACCAATTAAAGTATACTTTTCCTTTGATGTATCGTATGGCAGCTCGATATTAATCGGTTCATCGAAGGTAGATTCATCTGCTGGAAGAACTGGGTGCTTTTTAACGGAAATTGTATACTTAGATTGCTGCTTATTTGAATCATCATAGCTTCCATTGACATCCTTCACACCGAATGAAAGTGTTCCAGTATAAGGAACTTTATACAATTTTCCTTCTGTCTTCCCGTCCATCACATGATTCACTTCAAGCTTATCTTTGCCCTCTTGGGATTGGAGGTTAAGCATTAATTTGTAATCAAATTGTTTAGAGCCTTCTAGAGAAAATTGGATGTACTCACCTTTTTTCACTTGGGCTGAATACCACTTTTCTTCGAATGGCTTCGTAATAGCTCCCTTTACTTCGCTCGTTTTCGCTAAATCTACAGGGACTGCATTTTCTTCAATTTCCTTATCAGTCCAAGGCTTGCTCGTAAAGGAAGGAAGCTTTTTAATATCAAAGTTGAGAGCTGCGACAGGATTGACAAGTCCATTTCCGTATTTAATATCAAATCCAGGGTCACCAAGATCCTGTGCCGTATGCTCTAAAATATATTCCACCTGTGATGGTGTTAAGTTAGGATGTTTTGATAAAAGCAGTGAAGCTGCCCCAGCCACCATTGGAGAGGCCATCGATGTACCGCTCATCTCACGGAAGCTTGATAATTTCTCAGGTTCATAGATAGGAGCGTATACTTCATCACCAGGTGCAACAATATCTACGGACGGGCCATAGCTCGAAAAGCTTGAGAGTTTTTTAGACTTATCGACTGAACCAACACTAATGACACCCTCGAATGCAGCAGGATAACTAACCATTGTATCCCCTGTATTGCCGGCAGCAGCGACAATCGTAATATTTTTCTCTAACGCCTTTTTGATGGCTTCTTCAATTAGTGGCGACTTCATTGGTCCGCCTATGCTCATGTTAATCACTTTCACGTTCTTTTCTACCGCATGCAAAATCCCTTGTGCAATCGAATAGTCATAAGCTCCCCAGCTGCGATCAAATACGTCAATCGGGAGGATCTTTACATTCGGATTAACCCCAAAGCCACCGATGCCATTATTTTTATTTCCAGCAATAATCCCTGTCACATGCGTCCC from Bacillus sp. DTU_2020_1000418_1_SI_GHA_SEK_038 includes these protein-coding regions:
- a CDS encoding S8 family peptidase, producing the protein MKKWVRNAFTITVGLGLFSSNLGTSMIASAESPKQLQNVSAIQVNNPQLQSKLDQYKEKALSEDTFIIKYTKPLSPAEHRMAGGTLVTNIPALNYAVVKVKNKKDLQKVMQKYKGLSHVNSVNPSAMYKPLSVPDPKVNEQYHIDLLNLNQAHKLAGKHTVTVAVIDQGVDVHHPELKGKLLPSYNAVNPMNQGTPDYHGTHVTGIIAGNKNNGIGGFGVNPNVKILPIDVFDRSWGAYDYSIAQGILHAVEKNVKVINMSIGGPMKSPLIEEAIKKALEKNITIVAAAGNTGDTMVSYPAAFEGVISVGSVDKSKKLSSFSSYGPSVDIVAPGDEVYAPIYEPEKLSSFREMSGTSMASPMVAGAASLLLSKHPNLTPSQVEYILEHTAQDLGDPGFDIKYGNGLVNPVAALNFDIKKLPSFTSKPWTDKEIEENAVPVDLAKTSEVKGAITKPFEEKWYSAQVKKGEYIQFSLEGSKQFDYKLMLNLQSQEGKDKLEVNHVMDGKTEGKLYKVPYTGTLSFGVKDVNGSYDDSNKQQSKYTISVKKHPVLPADESTFDEPINIELPYDTSKEKYTLIGEEGDNDYFTFTVEEEQVIKIDLSGIPGVDTSLSVYEIFKMPSPEEGGMEGEFELPALKEDEREPNFYANSKGKSEGESLSFLAQPGMDYSIKVSNKVSNYFGIFDFFINWGMIDEKQTPESSAIPYELKVQGKVLPPDEDSLPMMHIMDEDSSIEKQRELLLIERPAEEFDYVQMIKDGAQPYNINDEATGYLQTLEDEDWFSVTSEENGIYEFTLEKNNATVPMFGIYQVRTEKDRDGKEFSYMEQIASNEYSFWLTGSLENRLFAGFKKNETYYIKVNTNYYNGAISFDPYKFTSKLTVKNPQDKYEDNDKMEEVKNLPANVIEGNFSMPYDQDNFYFESKNDEIYGMTLERKQVSDQFKAQYPKELLSPFYGMFVVYEDTNKNRKLDDEEMRTAQYLEKGAMSGKTFGSFKTEKGKNYIFSVSAYFEWPNSFSLLPYVLSINPVNKNDEDKGSVVKNNIPSKPIALKAVSAKHLQAVGHLNAGIPYGDEDWYVLKLDKAAKGKIELQSGIEIDGVISLYKNGKLVATVDYYPEGDNEVLNFNLTKGTYHIKVRDVNGNATLTPYTLNVYK
- a CDS encoding anthrax toxin lethal factor-related metalloendopeptidase, with product MSKRKLLECNQECLVETLIVLPQDSYDSTSVNQIKGRLQSLPESVLVQLIQQNIRMLLVNGPITETKEYAYLKGVIPRGWENLNKTWDDVPGIGGNKTVVVRIGYSEKGNGHGSINLELHELAHTIDNILKNHLSTSSGFSAIWNLEKKKLFPNEEYFNLYPEEYFAECFAMYYRDKDTRKKLQTLAPKTYQFIENIK